In the genome of Pseudomonas protegens, one region contains:
- a CDS encoding response regulator — MRLLLVEDDRALGQGIRVALSAEGYTLDWLQDGASALHALRTESFDLLLLDLGLPRLDGLELLQQLRAAQQDLPVLILTARDGTAERIAGLDAGADDYLVKPFDVEEFKARVRALLRRSQGRAQPLLEHAGIRLDPANQQVQYHDAEVVLTPMEYQLLHQLMVRPGKVVTRERLSRALYGWQDRVESNTLEVLIHNLRKKLCSELIRTVRGVGYVLALKP, encoded by the coding sequence ATGCGCCTGCTGCTTGTCGAAGATGATCGTGCCCTCGGCCAGGGCATCCGCGTGGCGCTGAGCGCCGAAGGCTACACCCTGGACTGGCTGCAGGACGGCGCCAGCGCCCTGCACGCCCTGCGCACCGAAAGCTTCGACCTGTTGCTGCTGGACCTGGGCCTGCCGCGGCTCGACGGCCTGGAACTGCTGCAGCAATTGCGCGCCGCCCAGCAGGACCTGCCGGTGCTGATTCTCACCGCCCGCGACGGCACCGCCGAGCGCATCGCCGGGCTGGATGCCGGGGCCGACGACTACCTGGTCAAGCCCTTCGACGTCGAGGAATTCAAGGCCCGGGTCCGCGCCCTGCTGCGCCGCAGCCAGGGTCGTGCCCAGCCGCTGCTGGAACACGCCGGCATCCGCCTCGACCCGGCCAACCAGCAGGTGCAGTACCACGACGCCGAGGTGGTGCTGACGCCCATGGAATACCAGTTGCTGCACCAGCTGATGGTACGCCCGGGCAAGGTGGTGACCCGCGAGCGCCTGTCCCGGGCGCTGTACGGCTGGCAGGACCGGGTCGAGAGCAACACCCTGGAAGTGCTGATCCACAACCTGCGCAAGAAGCTCTGCAGCGAGCTGATCCGTACCGTGCGCGGCGTCGGTTACGTGCTGGCGCTCAAGCCATGA
- a CDS encoding ATP-binding protein, which yields MNSVRTRILLPVLVLVLLGDLLISWLVLRDSHHEIEEVYDAQLAQSARLLQGVLRQRDPAQKPDAADWERLHQAFDQAMSRVGVDGAAHPYETRLTFQVWRDDGQLLMRSAEAPRLEAPPTTLGAHDILENGKDWCAFLLADPQQGLLIWVGERDDIRQDLIQRIVRHTLWPTLIGVPLLALLIWLTIGWGLAPLRAMARAIRGRSSDTLQPLGLKPLPQDLEPMQTALNQLLAQIDSLLERERRFIADAAHELRTPLAILRIHAQNAQSAGSPEQRQEALDFLVSGVDRATRIASQLLTMARIEPQLNSPRLSRIDLSALVREELAELTPLALEKEVELMLEGDEGCLIDTDPVALAIALQNLVTNALNFAPAGSEVRVGLRPQADGAMHLCVEDAGPGINEQERGRLLERFYSQGNAHGAGLGLAIVQMIVSKIGGRLELRNRPEGGLCALLLLGPAL from the coding sequence ATGAACTCGGTGCGCACGCGGATTCTGCTGCCAGTCCTGGTCCTGGTGCTGCTGGGGGATTTGCTGATCAGCTGGCTGGTGCTGCGCGACAGCCACCATGAAATCGAAGAGGTCTACGACGCCCAGCTGGCCCAGAGCGCGCGCCTGCTGCAAGGGGTGCTGCGCCAGCGCGACCCGGCTCAAAAACCGGACGCAGCGGACTGGGAGCGCCTGCACCAGGCCTTCGACCAGGCCATGAGCCGGGTCGGCGTGGACGGTGCCGCCCACCCCTATGAAACCCGCCTGACCTTCCAGGTCTGGCGCGACGACGGCCAGTTGCTGATGCGCTCCGCCGAGGCCCCGCGGCTGGAGGCGCCGCCCACCACCCTGGGCGCCCACGATATCCTGGAAAACGGCAAGGACTGGTGCGCCTTCCTGCTGGCCGATCCTCAGCAGGGCTTGCTGATCTGGGTCGGCGAGCGCGATGACATCCGCCAGGACCTGATCCAGCGCATCGTCCGCCATACCCTGTGGCCGACCCTGATCGGCGTGCCGCTGCTGGCGCTGCTGATCTGGCTGACCATCGGCTGGGGCCTGGCGCCGCTGCGGGCCATGGCCCGGGCCATTCGCGGGCGCAGCAGCGACACCTTGCAGCCGCTCGGGCTCAAGCCCCTGCCCCAGGACCTGGAACCGATGCAGACCGCCCTCAACCAGTTACTGGCGCAGATCGACAGCCTGCTGGAGCGCGAGCGGCGCTTTATCGCCGACGCCGCCCATGAACTGCGCACGCCCCTGGCGATCCTGCGGATTCATGCGCAGAACGCCCAGAGTGCCGGCAGCCCGGAGCAGCGCCAAGAAGCCCTGGACTTTCTGGTGAGCGGCGTCGACCGCGCCACCCGTATCGCCAGCCAGCTGCTGACCATGGCGCGCATTGAGCCGCAACTGAACAGCCCGCGCCTGAGCCGCATCGACCTCAGCGCCCTGGTGCGCGAAGAGCTGGCGGAACTGACGCCTTTGGCCCTGGAGAAAGAGGTCGAACTGATGCTGGAAGGCGACGAAGGCTGCCTGATTGATACCGACCCGGTGGCTTTGGCCATTGCCCTGCAGAACCTGGTGACCAACGCCCTGAACTTTGCCCCCGCAGGCAGCGAGGTGCGGGTCGGCCTACGGCCCCAGGCGGATGGCGCGATGCACCTGTGTGTGGAGGACGCCGGGCCCGGCATCAATGAACAGGAGCGCGGACGTTTGCTGGAGCGCTTCTACAGCCAGGGCAATGCCCATGGCGCCGGGCTGGGGCTGGCGATTGTGCAGATGATCGTCAGCAAGATCGGTGGTCGCCTGGAGTTGCGCAATCGGCCTGAGGGCGGGTTGTGTGCATTGTTGTTGCTGGGGCCGGCGCTTTAG
- a CDS encoding PLP-dependent aminotransferase family protein yields MWVPQYSGHAQPVYLMIADALEQDIRSGRLSPEDRLPTLKELAEALKVTPGTVGRAYDEAAKRGLVVGEVGRGTFVLPAKTRTAPAAAQTSTDSHSAQIDLSIIKPNDANVGMWLRDSIGELAQSADLNRVLDYATDGGHAVHKQAGARWVQRSLPEARWQQIVLTSGAQHGLLVAINSLSNTNDLILCEEHCYPGIISLAHSLDRRLMGVQIDEYGLVPEAFRAACEEHRPALLVCVTTHQNPTNSIMPPERREAIAQIAREYDVFIIDDDIYGFLETHNVHKPISAYAPERSVYLTSLSKSILPALRIGYLYAPPETLSRLSSMVRSSVWMPSPMMAQLASNLINSGTGEQLIKVQQQEAAVRQQMAREILGNYQISSQPNSFHIWLVLPQPWNCDEFANLARAQGVTVVSGSQFLAQRTTASRGVRIALMSPSRAELSFALTKLASLLASPEPRLFY; encoded by the coding sequence ATGTGGGTTCCTCAATACAGCGGCCACGCGCAGCCGGTTTACCTAATGATTGCCGACGCCCTGGAGCAAGACATCCGCTCCGGGCGCCTGAGCCCTGAAGATCGGCTGCCCACCCTCAAGGAGTTGGCCGAGGCCTTGAAAGTCACCCCCGGCACCGTGGGGCGCGCCTATGACGAAGCGGCCAAGCGCGGGCTGGTGGTGGGGGAAGTCGGACGCGGGACTTTTGTCTTGCCGGCCAAGACCAGGACGGCGCCTGCCGCAGCGCAAACCAGTACCGATAGCCACAGCGCGCAGATCGATCTGTCGATCATCAAGCCCAATGACGCCAACGTCGGGATGTGGCTGCGCGATTCCATTGGCGAGCTGGCCCAGTCGGCGGACCTGAACCGGGTGCTGGACTACGCCACCGATGGCGGACACGCCGTGCACAAGCAGGCCGGAGCCCGCTGGGTGCAGCGCAGCCTGCCCGAGGCGCGCTGGCAGCAGATCGTGCTCACCAGCGGCGCGCAGCACGGCTTGCTGGTGGCCATCAACAGCCTGTCCAACACCAACGACCTGATTCTCTGCGAAGAGCATTGCTACCCCGGGATCATCTCCCTGGCCCACAGCCTGGACAGGCGCCTGATGGGCGTGCAGATCGATGAATACGGGCTGGTGCCCGAGGCCTTCCGCGCGGCGTGCGAGGAGCACCGTCCGGCCCTGCTGGTGTGCGTGACCACGCACCAGAACCCGACCAACTCGATCATGCCGCCGGAGCGCCGCGAAGCCATTGCCCAGATCGCCCGCGAATACGATGTGTTCATCATTGACGATGACATCTATGGCTTTCTGGAAACCCACAACGTGCACAAGCCGATCTCGGCCTACGCCCCCGAGCGCTCGGTCTACCTGACCAGCCTGTCGAAAAGCATCCTGCCGGCGCTGCGCATCGGTTACCTGTACGCCCCGCCCGAAACCCTCTCGCGCCTGTCGTCCATGGTCCGCAGCAGCGTGTGGATGCCCTCGCCGATGATGGCGCAACTGGCCAGCAACCTGATCAACAGCGGCACCGGCGAGCAACTGATCAAGGTGCAGCAGCAAGAGGCGGCCGTGCGCCAGCAAATGGCGCGGGAGATTCTCGGCAACTATCAAATCAGCAGCCAGCCCAACAGCTTTCACATCTGGCTGGTGCTGCCGCAGCCCTGGAACTGCGACGAGTTTGCCAACCTGGCCCGCGCCCAGGGCGTCACCGTGGTCAGCGGCAGCCAGTTCCTGGCCCAGCGCACCACGGCCAGCCGCGGCGTGCGCATTGCCTTGATGTCGCCAAGCCGCGCCGAACTGAGCTTTGCCCTGACCAAGCTGGCCAGCTTGCTCGCCTCACCCGAGCCGCGCCTGTTCTACTGA
- a CDS encoding PepSY domain-containing protein, which yields MRKILLLSLIIASPLAVAGPQCTTAERSQWQDQKAFQEQLKAQGYQISKFKVTDGNCYEIYGFDKDQRKVEIYHDPVTGKAVKTEIKG from the coding sequence ATGCGCAAGATCCTCCTGCTGTCCCTGATCATCGCCAGCCCCCTGGCCGTCGCCGGCCCGCAATGCACCACCGCCGAACGCTCGCAATGGCAGGATCAGAAGGCCTTTCAGGAACAGCTCAAGGCCCAGGGCTACCAGATCAGCAAGTTCAAGGTCACCGACGGCAACTGCTACGAGATCTACGGCTTTGACAAGGACCAGCGCAAGGTCGAGATCTACCACGACCCGGTCACCGGCAAGGCGGTGAAGACCGAGATCAAAGGCTGA
- a CDS encoding cytochrome b/b6 domain-containing protein, translating to MPHASLRLWDPLVRLFHLSIAGVFIGNYFFNEAGDDWHVWLGYYAMAWLLLRTVWGFVGPRSARWSDFWPTRARLAGHLRSLLAGRPEHRLGHSPLGALVMLLMLLALLLIGISGFLMEEVDALWGADWPLQVHETSADVLLGLVLLHVCAAIFESLQVRDNLPLSMLTGRRRPLPDSDRH from the coding sequence ATGCCGCACGCTTCCCTGCGGCTGTGGGACCCGCTGGTGCGACTGTTTCACCTGTCCATCGCCGGGGTCTTTATCGGCAACTACTTCTTCAATGAAGCCGGTGACGACTGGCACGTCTGGCTCGGCTACTACGCCATGGCCTGGCTGCTGTTGCGCACAGTCTGGGGATTTGTCGGGCCGCGCAGTGCGCGCTGGTCCGACTTCTGGCCGACCCGGGCCCGGCTGGCGGGGCACCTGCGCTCGCTGCTGGCCGGGCGCCCCGAGCATCGCCTGGGGCATTCGCCCCTCGGGGCTTTAGTGATGTTGCTGATGTTGTTGGCGCTGTTGCTGATCGGCATCAGCGGTTTCCTGATGGAAGAGGTCGATGCCCTGTGGGGCGCCGACTGGCCGCTGCAGGTGCACGAAACCAGCGCCGATGTGCTGCTGGGCCTGGTGCTGCTGCATGTGTGCGCGGCGATTTTTGAAAGCCTGCAGGTGCGCGACAACCTGCCGTTGTCGATGCTCACCGGCCGCCGCCGACCCTTGCCGGACAGTGATCGGCACTAA
- a CDS encoding 1,6-dihydroxycyclohexa-2,4-diene-1-carboxylate dehydrogenase: protein MNRFHNQVALVTGAAQGIGRRVAERLAEEGARVVLVDRSELVFELAAELSPRYPILALTADLEQYSECSLIMAAAIAHFGRLDVLVNNVGGTIWAKPFEHYEPAQIEAEVRRSLFPTLWCCHAALPPMLEQGSGAIVNVSSIATRSLNRVPYGAAKGGINALTACLAFETAGRGVRVNATAPGGTEAPPRRIPRNSAEPSAEEQVWYQQIVDQTLDSSLMKRYGTIDEQAAAILFLASAEASYITGTVLPVGGGDQG from the coding sequence ATGAACCGTTTCCACAACCAAGTCGCCCTGGTCACCGGCGCCGCCCAAGGCATCGGCCGTCGCGTTGCCGAGCGCCTGGCCGAAGAGGGCGCCCGCGTGGTGCTGGTGGACCGCTCCGAGCTGGTCTTCGAACTGGCCGCCGAACTCAGCCCCCGCTACCCAATCCTGGCTCTGACCGCCGATCTGGAGCAGTACAGCGAGTGCAGCCTGATCATGGCCGCGGCCATCGCCCATTTCGGCCGCCTCGATGTGCTGGTCAACAACGTCGGCGGCACCATCTGGGCCAAGCCTTTCGAACACTACGAGCCCGCGCAGATCGAAGCCGAAGTGCGCCGCTCGCTGTTCCCCACTTTGTGGTGCTGCCACGCCGCCTTGCCGCCGATGCTGGAGCAGGGCAGTGGCGCCATCGTCAACGTCTCGTCCATCGCCACCCGCAGTCTCAACCGCGTGCCCTACGGCGCGGCCAAGGGCGGGATCAACGCGCTGACCGCCTGCCTGGCCTTCGAAACCGCCGGTCGTGGCGTGCGGGTCAATGCCACCGCCCCGGGGGGCACCGAAGCCCCGCCGCGGCGTATCCCGCGCAACAGCGCCGAGCCAAGCGCCGAGGAACAGGTCTGGTATCAGCAGATCGTCGATCAGACCCTGGATAGCAGCCTGATGAAACGCTACGGCACCATCGACGAGCAGGCCGCGGCGATCCTGTTCCTCGCCTCCGCCGAAGCGTCCTATATCACCGGCACGGTGCTGCCGGTGGGCGGTGGCGACCAGGGCTGA
- a CDS encoding SDR family NAD(P)-dependent oxidoreductase produces MKTAFVTGASAGFGQAICRRLVAEGYRVIGGARRMDKLQRLEQELGENFIALELDVTDKTSLERAVEQIHEASLAIDLLVNNAGLALGIERAQHSSAQNWERMIATNITGLALITQRVLPRMVEANSGLIINIGSIAGTYPYPGGNVYGASKAFVKQFSLNLRADLAGTRVRVTNIEPGLCSGTDFSVVRLNGDMEAVQALYKDVEAIRPEDIANTVCWIAQQPEHLNINSIEIMPVAQSSAALNVVRNL; encoded by the coding sequence ATGAAAACCGCATTTGTGACCGGCGCCTCGGCCGGCTTTGGCCAAGCGATCTGTCGCCGACTGGTCGCCGAAGGCTATCGCGTGATCGGTGGCGCACGGCGCATGGACAAGCTCCAGCGCCTGGAACAGGAGCTGGGTGAAAACTTCATCGCCCTGGAGCTGGATGTCACCGACAAGACCTCCCTGGAACGGGCGGTGGAACAGATCCATGAGGCGTCCCTGGCCATCGACCTGCTGGTCAACAACGCCGGGCTGGCGCTGGGCATCGAACGCGCTCAGCACAGCAGCGCGCAGAACTGGGAACGCATGATCGCCACCAACATCACCGGCCTGGCGCTGATTACCCAGCGCGTCCTGCCACGCATGGTCGAAGCCAACAGCGGGCTGATCATCAACATCGGCTCGATTGCCGGTACCTATCCCTACCCGGGCGGCAACGTCTATGGCGCCAGCAAGGCCTTCGTCAAACAGTTCAGCCTGAACCTGCGGGCAGACCTGGCCGGCACCCGGGTACGGGTGACCAACATCGAACCGGGCCTGTGTTCCGGCACCGACTTCTCGGTGGTGCGGCTCAACGGCGACATGGAAGCGGTGCAAGCCTTGTACAAGGACGTTGAAGCCATCCGCCCCGAGGACATCGCCAACACCGTGTGCTGGATTGCTCAGCAGCCGGAGCACCTGAACATCAACTCCATCGAAATCATGCCCGTGGCGCAGAGCAGCGCGGCGCTGAATGTCGTGCGCAACCTTTGA
- a CDS encoding sialidase family protein, with the protein MRALSFRLIFLCGSLLLAVVFIVAWRSHPPHQLAPFAQAAVSGDAAKANSTPHYSSRFVSSDLDDFVHSSSVTGLPGGDLMAVWFAGSREGAADVQVRSARFDAKSGEWGAEQVLATRESTRDGTGRYIRKLGNPVIALGPDQRLWLFYVSVSVGGWATSAINLMVSDDLGRSWSAPRQLVTSPFFNISTLVRAAPVFHADGSIGLPVYHEFMGKFAEYLYLSADGAVIDKFRISRGKHSLQPTIVPLDERRAVAMLRYAGDTHHKVLASRTEDAGRTWSEPYPLQPSNPNSSLAAVGTDDQGLLVALNDLQDGRFKLSLYGTDAGLSQWRPLVELDQSPDSLGQPFSHEAYKDIIGEGFRASSGARRLPLEQRFLSNLDYRVCKPQGCDFEYEYPYFSRGADGLYHLVYSWNNTFIKHVSFNAAWLAERL; encoded by the coding sequence ATGCGTGCGCTGTCCTTTCGCCTGATCTTCCTCTGCGGCAGCCTGCTGTTGGCCGTCGTCTTTATTGTCGCCTGGCGCAGCCATCCGCCTCACCAACTGGCGCCGTTCGCCCAGGCTGCCGTTAGCGGCGATGCGGCTAAAGCCAACAGCACACCGCACTACAGCAGCCGCTTCGTCTCCTCGGACCTGGATGACTTCGTGCATTCGTCCTCGGTGACCGGCTTGCCCGGCGGCGACCTGATGGCCGTGTGGTTCGCCGGCTCCCGGGAAGGCGCCGCCGACGTCCAGGTGCGCAGCGCACGCTTTGACGCCAAGAGCGGCGAGTGGGGCGCCGAGCAGGTGCTGGCCACCCGCGAATCGACCCGTGACGGCACCGGGCGCTACATCCGCAAGCTCGGCAACCCGGTGATCGCCCTGGGCCCGGACCAGCGCCTGTGGCTGTTCTACGTCTCGGTATCGGTGGGCGGCTGGGCCACCAGCGCCATCAACCTGATGGTTTCCGATGACCTGGGGCGCAGCTGGTCGGCGCCGCGCCAACTGGTGACCTCGCCGTTCTTCAACATCAGCACCCTGGTGCGCGCCGCGCCGGTGTTCCATGCCGACGGCTCAATCGGCCTGCCGGTGTACCACGAGTTCATGGGCAAGTTCGCCGAGTACCTGTACCTGAGCGCCGACGGCGCAGTGATCGACAAATTCCGCATCAGCCGTGGCAAGCACTCCCTGCAACCGACCATCGTGCCCCTGGACGAACGCCGCGCAGTGGCCATGCTGCGCTACGCCGGCGACACCCACCACAAGGTCCTGGCCAGCCGCACCGAAGACGCCGGGCGGACCTGGAGCGAGCCCTATCCGCTGCAACCGTCCAACCCCAACTCGTCCCTGGCGGCGGTGGGCACCGACGACCAGGGCCTGCTGGTGGCCCTTAACGACCTGCAGGACGGGCGCTTCAAACTCAGCCTGTATGGCACCGACGCCGGCCTCAGCCAATGGCGCCCTCTGGTGGAACTGGACCAGTCCCCCGACTCCCTGGGCCAGCCGTTTTCCCACGAGGCCTACAAGGACATCATCGGTGAAGGCTTCCGCGCCTCCAGCGGCGCCCGGCGCCTGCCCCTGGAACAGCGCTTCTTGAGCAACCTCGACTACCGGGTGTGCAAGCCCCAGGGCTGTGACTTCGAGTACGAATACCCCTACTTCAGCCGCGGGGCGGACGGCCTGTACCACCTGGTCTATTCCTGGAACAACACCTTTATCAAGCACGTCAGCTTCAACGCGGCGTGGCTGGCGGAGCGCCTGTGA
- a CDS encoding TauD/TfdA family dioxygenase → MESAQHKQAVEAVATLEIRLPWVISSAWQTVLSQTPLEFEATKDIYFQLKEQAQDVLGAALTRQIRTFVEDPDLTSMVIRNCPRDRDIPPTPYSGVLSPKSTPIACLVSLSLQSLLGIHPVVYEGENDGRLFRHVIPSRTSSSQKSSHGSRLRFSYHVDNPDLPLSSEALGELSCCPEYLSFFGMRCDPRINTTLVNLDDVIDQLPAATVRELSLPQFEVRRPDSFASQRRSTPNLAVLVRGAANEWLCRFDSENTYGMNASAELALNTLRALLESRRFDEPHLLLPGDFMIFKNQRVLHARDGFEPQNDGADRWLLRVFAVNDLNRVRFARADHLYEVLS, encoded by the coding sequence ATGGAAAGCGCACAGCACAAGCAGGCAGTCGAGGCCGTGGCAACGTTGGAAATCCGCTTGCCGTGGGTTATTTCCAGCGCCTGGCAAACCGTCTTGAGTCAGACGCCTCTGGAATTCGAGGCCACCAAGGACATTTATTTTCAGCTCAAGGAACAGGCCCAGGATGTACTGGGGGCTGCCCTGACGCGACAGATCCGGACCTTTGTCGAAGACCCCGACCTCACCTCGATGGTGATTCGCAACTGCCCGCGAGACCGGGACATTCCACCGACGCCTTACTCCGGCGTGCTGAGCCCCAAGAGCACGCCCATCGCCTGCCTGGTCAGCCTGTCGCTGCAAAGCCTGCTGGGTATCCATCCGGTGGTGTATGAAGGGGAGAATGACGGACGCCTGTTCCGCCATGTGATTCCTTCTCGTACCTCCTCCAGCCAGAAAAGCTCGCACGGATCGCGCCTGCGCTTTTCCTACCACGTCGACAACCCGGACTTGCCGCTGTCATCCGAAGCGCTCGGCGAGCTCTCCTGCTGCCCGGAATACCTGTCGTTCTTCGGCATGCGTTGCGATCCGCGGATCAACACCACGCTGGTCAATCTGGACGACGTGATCGACCAACTGCCGGCGGCCACCGTGCGCGAACTGAGCCTGCCGCAGTTCGAGGTGCGCCGCCCGGACTCGTTCGCCAGCCAGCGCCGTTCAACGCCCAACCTCGCGGTGCTGGTGCGCGGCGCGGCCAACGAGTGGCTGTGCCGCTTCGACAGCGAAAACACCTACGGCATGAACGCCAGCGCTGAGCTCGCGCTCAACACCCTGCGCGCGCTGCTGGAAAGCCGCCGCTTCGATGAGCCGCACCTGCTGCTGCCCGGGGATTTCATGATCTTCAAGAACCAGCGGGTGCTGCACGCCCGCGACGGTTTCGAGCCGCAAAACGACGGCGCCGACCGCTGGCTCTTGCGCGTGTTCGCGGTCAATGACCTGAACCGCGTGCGCTTTGCGCGAGCCGACCATCTGTATGAAGTCCTTTCCTGA
- a CDS encoding sulfite exporter TauE/SafE family protein, which translates to MELLGAYWAEHWVLAILLLGAIAFVAGFVDSIAGGGGLFLVPGFLLVGLPPQVALGQEKLVSTLGTLAAIRNFLVNSKMVWKVALVGVPFSLLGAYLGAHLIVSISQETVGKIILALIPFGILIFLTPKDRPVREHVLSDAMLFTVVPLTCLVIGFYDGFFGPGTGSIFIIAFHYLLKMDLVSSSANSKTFNFASNIGALVAFIMAGKVIYLLALPLVACNILGNHLGSALAIRKGNDVVRKVLVLSMMCLFASLGVKYLA; encoded by the coding sequence ATGGAACTGTTAGGAGCCTATTGGGCTGAACACTGGGTATTGGCGATTCTGCTGCTGGGCGCCATCGCCTTCGTCGCCGGTTTTGTCGACAGCATTGCTGGCGGGGGCGGGCTGTTCCTGGTGCCCGGATTCCTGCTGGTGGGCCTGCCCCCGCAGGTGGCGCTGGGCCAGGAAAAACTGGTCAGCACCCTGGGCACCCTGGCGGCCATCAGGAACTTTCTGGTCAACAGCAAGATGGTCTGGAAGGTGGCGCTGGTCGGCGTGCCGTTTTCCCTGCTCGGTGCCTACCTGGGGGCGCACCTGATTGTGTCGATCTCCCAGGAAACCGTGGGCAAGATCATCCTCGCCTTGATCCCCTTCGGCATCCTGATTTTCCTCACCCCCAAGGACCGGCCGGTGCGGGAACACGTGCTGTCCGATGCCATGCTGTTTACCGTAGTGCCCCTGACCTGCCTGGTCATCGGCTTCTATGACGGCTTCTTCGGCCCGGGCACCGGCAGCATATTCATCATCGCCTTTCACTACCTGTTGAAAATGGACCTGGTTTCCAGCTCGGCCAACTCCAAGACCTTCAACTTCGCCTCCAACATCGGCGCCCTGGTGGCGTTCATCATGGCCGGCAAGGTGATCTACCTGCTGGCCCTGCCCTTGGTGGCCTGCAACATTTTGGGCAACCACCTGGGCAGCGCCCTGGCCATCCGCAAGGGCAACGATGTGGTGCGCAAGGTGCTGGTGCTCTCGATGATGTGCCTGTTCGCCAGCCTCGGCGTGAAATACCTGGCCTGA